In one window of Solanum pennellii chromosome 2, SPENNV200 DNA:
- the LOC107009047 gene encoding ARF guanine-nucleotide exchange factor GNOM-like, which translates to MGCLNQQSEVNTPFSEPNACTVKPSKGALACMVNSEIGAVLAVMRRNVRWGFRYAAADDQLEHPLIHSFKELRKSVFSWKHHWNRVDPLLYLQPFLDVIQSDETGAPITGVALSSVYKFLTLEIIDSSIMNVEKALYQIVETVTSCRFEVTDPASEEVVLMKILQVLLACMKSKASENLSNHHVCNIVNTCFRLVHQASAKSELLQRIARHTMHELVRHIFAHLPNIISKAHEFDQQSRLCADSEAGEKQHVNGCVSAESTGKSAPAAVPSNASDKRDGTTDEKTQKEEIASNRENPMMDPYGVPCMVEIFHFLCSLLNVMESIEIGSRSNPIAYDEDVPLFALGLINSAIEVSGASSGNHPELLALIQKDLFHNLMRFGLSMSPLILSTVCSIVLNLYHHMRIKLKLQLGTFFSGVLLRIAQSKHGTYYQQQEVAIETLVDFCRQPMFMPEMYANFDCDISCSNVFEDLANLLSKSSFPVNIPLSALNTLALDGLIAMMQGMAERISQDSFVSDQASIDPGEYRSFWTEICKDYSDPNHWVPYLRKMKVIKRKLLIGVDHFNRDPKKGMDFLQGVHLLPEKRDPKSVACFFRYTTGLDKNLIGDFLGSHEDFYIEVLHEFAGTFDFRDMNLDIALRIFLETFRLPGESQKIQRVLEAFAERYYEQSQNILADKDAALLLSYSIIMLNTDQHNAQVKKKMTEEDFIRNNRRINGGNDLPREFLSELYRSICEDEIRITPDRGAGIPMMAPSHWIGLVHKSRQTSPYIICDPGPYLDYDMFAMLSGPAIASISVVFDNVEQEDVWETCISGFLAIARIAAAYSFDDVLNDLVVSLCKFTTLLLPSYVDEFTVAFAEDGKARLATLAVFTLANEYGDHIRFGWKNILDCILCLHKLGLLPTRLFSDAADDLESTGDADPRRPTALFPSPSRFPSSAPSRKSSGLMGVFSQLLYLDEEPAPQPNEQQLAARQQTLQTIQSCHIDSIFAESKFLQAESLLQLVRAVVLAAGKPRKRNNSLEDEETAVFCLELLIAITINNRDRIMLLWQVVYDHIASVVHLTTMPSTLVEKAVFGLLRICQRLLPYKENLTDELLKSLQLILKLDARVADAFLEQITREVMHLVKANAMQIRSHIGWRTIISLLSFTARHPEASETGFDTLVFIMADGAHLLPANYVLCLNVAAQFADSHVGNVDQSVRSLDLMAGSLISLIRWSHQAKEALGQEAAVKMTQDITEMWLRLIQGLRKFCKDRREEVRDHAILMLQMCLTGVDGIHIPEDLWLQCFDQVIFTLLDELLNLAQSSFVKDYRSTEGAIVLALKLMFKMFLQSLNHLSQSTSFCKLWLGVLSLTERCMKVKFKGKRSEKIPELISELLKNTLLVMKTSGILGPSNPVGGDSFWKSTWLHVHKICPSLQTEIFPTNEAEQSEKQHIQEGCSPLAEGNVIISSGNSTA; encoded by the exons ATGGGGTGCCTCAATCAGCAGAGTGAAGTCAATACTCCATTTTCAGAACCCAATGCTTGCACTGTAAAGCCTTCCAAAGGTGCCTTAGCATGTATGGTAAATTCAGAAATTGGTGCTGTTTTGGCCGTTATGAGGAGAAATGTAAGGTGGGGGTTCCGTTATGCTGCTGCTGATGATCAGCTAGAGCATCCTCTCATACATTCTTTCAAGGAATTACGGAAAAGTGTCTTCTCATGGAAACATCACTGGAACAGAGTTGATCCACTCCTATATCTTCAGCCTTTCTTGGATGTGATTCAATCTGATGAAACTGGTGCACCAATAACCGGTGTTGCACTGTCTTCTGTTTACAAATTCTTAACCCTTGAAATAATTGATTCATCTATCATGAATGTGGAGAAAGCTTTATATCAGATAGTTGAGACCGTGACAAGTTGCCGCTTTGAAGTGACTGATCCTGCCTCTGAGGAAGTGGTACTGATGAAGATACTTCAGGTTCTTTTGGCTTGCATGAAAAGTAAGGCATCAGAAAATTTAAGTAATCATCACGTGTGCAACATTGTAAACACTTGCTTTCGGCTTGTTCATCAAGCTAGTGCCAAAAGTGAACTGCTGCAGAGAATAGCAAGACACACAATGCATGAATTGGTGAGACACATTTTCGCTCACCTGCCTAACATTATCAGCAAAGCGCATGAATTTGATCAGCAAAGCAGATTGTGTGCTGACTCAGAG GCAGGCGAAAAACAACATGTCAATGGTTGTGTTAGTGCAGAATCCACTGGTAAGTCAGCACCAGCTGCAGTTCCTTCCAATGCATCAGACAAGAGGGATGGAACAACAgatgaaaaaactcaaaaagagGAGATTGCTAGTAATAGAGAAAACCCTATGATGGATCCATATGGGGTCCCCTGCATGGTGGAGATATTTCATTTCCTGTGTTCTCTTCTGAATGTGATGGAGTCCATTGAAATTGGTTCCAGATCCAACCCTATAGCATATGATGAAGATGTTCCCTTGTTTGCACTGGGGTTAATTAATTCAGCCATAGAAGTAAGTGGTGCTTCATCTGGGAATCATCCTGAGTTATTGGCTCTGATACAGAAAGACTTGTTCCACAATCTGATGCGTTTTGGCTTGTCTATGAGTCCTTTAATTCTTTCAACAGTTTGTAGCATTGTTCTAAATTTGTATCATCATATGCGTATTAAGTTAAAGCTACAGCTTGGAACTTTCTTCTCTGGTGTGTTACTGAGGATTGCCCAAAGCAAGCATGGAACTTATTATCAACAACAAGAGGTTGCCATAGAAACTCTTGTTGACTTCTGCAGACAGCCCATGTTCATGCCTGAGATGTATGCAAATTTTGATTGTGACATATCTTGCAGCAATGTATTTGAAGACCTTGCAAACCTGTTATCCAAGAGTTCCTTTCCGGTCAACATCCCACTATCAGCTTTAAATACGCTCGCCTTAGATGGTCTAATTGCCATGATGCAGGGAATGGCCGAGAGAATTAGCCAGGATTCATTTGTTTCTGATCAAGCTTCAATAGATCCGGGTGAATATAGATCGTTTTGGACAGAGATATGCAAGGACTACAGTGATCCTAATCATTGGGTTCCATATCTTCGTAAGATGAAGGTCATAAAGAGGAAATTGTTGATTGGAGTTGATCACTTTAACCGAGATCCAAAAAAGGGTATGGATTTTCTCCAAGGAGTGCATTTGTTACCTGAGAAACGTGACCCAAAAAGTGTAGCATGCTTTTTCAGGTATACGACTGGCTTAGATAAGAATCTTATCGGGGATTTCCTAGGAAGTCATGAAGACTTCTATATTGAAGTGCTTCACGAATTTGCAGGAACATTTGATTTTCGGGACATGAACTTAGACATAGCCTTGCGAATCTTTTTAGAAACCTTCAGATTGCCTGGAGAGTCTCAGAAAATACAGAGGGTGCTTGAGGCATTTGCTGAGCGATATTACGAGCAGTCGCAAAATATTCTGGCTGACAAAGATGCTGCACTATTGTTGTCATATTCAATTATTATGCTCAACACAGATCAACACAATGCCCAGGTAAAAAAGAAGATGACGGAGGAAGATTTCATCCGGAACAACCGGAGGATAAACGGAGGAAATGACCTCCCTCGGGAATTTTTGTCCGAGCTTTACCGCTCCATTTGTGAGGATGAGATCCGAATTACCCCAGATCGAGGTGCTGGTATTCCAATGATGGCACCAAGCCATTGGATTGGTCTAGTTCATAAATCAAGGCAAACTTCCCCATATATTATCTGTGATCCTGGTCCATATcttgattatgatatgtttgcTATGTTGTCTGGTCCTGCAATTGCTTCCATATCTGTGGTTTTTGATAATGTGGAGCAAGAGGATGTTTGGGAAACATGTATCAGTGGATTCCTTGCCATTGCCAGAATTGCAGCTGCCTATAGCTTCGATGATGTGTTAAATGATTTAGTAGTATCTCTTTGCAAGTTCACTACCCTTTTGCTTCCATCTTATGTTGATGAATTTACTGTTGCATTTGCGGAAGATGGTAAAGCTAGATTGGCCACATTAGCAGTCTTTACATTAGCGAACGAATATGGAGATCACATTCGCTTTGGTTGGAAGAACATCCTAGACTGCATTTTGTGTTTGCACAAATTGGGCCTTCTCCCCACACGTCTATTTAGTGATGCTGCTGATGACTTGGAGTCTACTGGTGATGCAGACCCTAGGAGACCTACTGCACTTTTTCCATCACCATCTCGTTTTCCTTCATCGGCTCCATCAAGAAAATCATCTGGCTTAatgggggtgtttagccaacTATTATATCTTGATGAAGAACCTGCACCACAGCCAAATGAACAACAGCTTGCCGCACGTCAGCAGACTCTTCAGACAATTCAGAGCTGTCACATTGATAGCATCTTTGCCGAGAGTAAATTTTTGCAAGCTGAGTCCCTGTTACAGCTTGTTCGGGCCGTTGTGTTGGCTGCAGGCAAGCCTCGCAAAAGAAACAATTCTCTGGAAGACGAAGAGACTGCAGTATTTTGTCTAGAGTTGCTTATTGCTATCACAATAAATAACCGTGACAGAATAATGCTTCTTTGGCAGGTCGTCTATGACCACATAGCAAGTGTTGTCCATTTAACAACAATGCCATCTACTTTGGTAGAGAAGGCTGTGTTTGGTCTGCTTCGCATATGCCAAAGGTTACTTCCGTACAAGGAAAATCTCACAGATGAGCTTCTCAAGTCTCTGCAACTTATCTTAAAGCTTGATGCTCGGGTTGCTGATGCATTTCTTGAACAGATAACCCGGGAGGTTATGCACCTTGTCAAAGCAAATGCTATGCAGATACGATCTCATATAGGCTGGCGGACAATCATATCTCTGCTTTCTTTTACTGCTCGGCATCCCGAAGCATCTGAAACAGGTTTTGATACACTAGTGTTCATCATGGCAGATGGGGCCCACCTCTTGCCTGCTAATTATGTTCTCTGTTTGAATGTGGCGGCGCAGTTTGCTGATTCTCATGTTGGGAATGTTGATCAATCTGTGAGATCTTTAGACCTGATGGCTGGATCACTTATCTCTCTTATTAGATGGTCTCACCAGGCGAAGGAAGCACTTGGGCAGGAGGCTGCTGTAAAAATGACCCAGGATATAACAGAAATGTGGCTCAGGCTGATACAGGGACTGCGTAAATTTTGTAAAGACAGGAGAGAAGAGGTAAGGGATCATGCCATCTTGATGCTGCAGATGTGCTTGACTGGAGTTGATGGGATCCATATCCCTGAAGATTTGTGGTTGCAATGTTTTGATCAGGTGATATTTACATTACTAGATGAATTACTCAATCTTGCCCAGTCGAGCTTTGTGAAGGATTATAGGAGCACTGAAGGAGCAATAGTTTTGGCACTGAAGCTCATGTTCAAAATGTTTTTACAGTCTTTGAATCATCTCTCCCAGTCGACATCCTTCTGCAAACTGTGGTTAGGGGTCTTGAGTCTAACAGAGAGATGCATGAAGGTGAAATTTAAAGGGAAACGGAGTGAAAAGATCCCTGAACTCATTTCCGAGCTCCTAAAGAACACTCTACTTGTCATGAAAACAAGTGGAATTCTGGGGCCAAGTAATCCTGTAGGAGGGGACAGCTTCTGGAAGTCAACATGGTTGCATGTCCACAAAATATGCCCATCCCTTCAGACAGAAATCTTTCCCACAAACGAAGCAGAACAGTCGGAAAAACAGCATATCCAAGAAGGTTGTAGTCCTCTGGCAGAGGGAAATGTTATCATCTCATCTGGTAATAGCACAGCTTGA
- the LOC107010017 gene encoding ethylene-responsive transcription factor ERN1-like, protein MARKRKAEGLMKKFVGVRQRPSGRWVAEIKDTIQKIRVWLGTFDTAEEAARAYDQAACLLRGPNTRTNFWTSSSPFSNSALPPKIIELLLSRIRERNNSVAAAAADDDSSSSTTSLAEIDYHQQKQQEKIGNRVDDFSDLLYTDYLYYPEDNVTENNVIANVSAITRELTSIVQNQEFNFQPVNNYEIIEIGEAINTDVEDIESDIDFQFFFSPFDLAEELSMDFGEETSIVSEAMRRMNYERKFSASLYAFNGITECLKLKMKSGGITRSDQLSRLQNACKRNLDKERENEERNSGND, encoded by the coding sequence ATGGCTAGGAAGAGAAAAGCTGAAGGACTCATGAAGAAATTTGTTGGAGTTAGACAGAGGCCATCAGGCAGATGGGTTGCTGAAATAAAAGACACCATACAGAAAATAAGAGTATGGCTTGGGACTTTTGACACTGCTGAAGAAGCAGCAAGGGCTTATGATCAAGCGGCTTGTTTGCTTCGTGGACCAAATACTCGCACGAATTTCTGGacttcttcttctccattttccAATTCAGCTCTGCCTCCGAAAATCATTGAACTTCTTCTCAGCAGAATCAGAGAACGAAACAATTCCGtagctgctgctgctgctgatGATGATTCATCCAGTTCTACTACCTCTCTGGCTGAAATTGATTATCATCAGCAGAAGCAACAAGAAAAAATCGGAAACAGAGTAGATGATTTTTCAGATTTGTTGTATACTGATTATCTCTATTACCCTGAGGATAATGTAACTGAAAACAACGTGATTGCTAATGTGAGTGCAATTACAAGAGAATTAACAAGCATAGTTCAAAATCAGGAATTTAATTTTCAGCCTGTGAATAACTATGAGATTATAGAGATAGGAGAGGCAATTAATACTGATGTTGAAGATATAGAGTCAGATATTgacttccaattttttttttcgcCATTTGATTTAGCTGAAGAGCTATCAATGGATTTTGGGGAAGAAACATCAATTGTAAGTGAGGCAATGAGGAGGATGAATTACGAGAGGAAGTTTTCAGCTTCTCTCTATGCTTTCAATGGGATCACAGAATGTTTAAAGTTGAAGATGAAATCTGGAGGCATAACGCGATCTGATCAATTATCCAGGCTTCAAAATGCATGCAAAAGGAACCTAGACAAGGAGAGGGAAAACGAAGAACGCAACTCTGGCAATGACTGA